The Eurosta solidaginis isolate ZX-2024a chromosome 4, ASM4086904v1, whole genome shotgun sequence genome includes a window with the following:
- the LOC137249773 gene encoding zinc finger protein 239-like, with product MRRIGQSGIFTLYYYDAMSFLRNIMPKFKQKISQATSQQISKKYSPPPSLLKDEELINLAVIYKKYTCLWDENDIAYRFGNRRREALKSVFDEINKTLKVKLTYDDLQKEISLLRKLCSMEKKEKIACKRNKLLYTPRSLYSDHIAYLEPDVTPYQCSICDKIFSGAQQRKHHEASHDGSLPFKCKICWRGFKLTSNLAVHLRRHAQDYTHKCEICNKPCATTTELKTHMRCHTGEKPYVCAICGKKFPSSVALSCHMLRHQQKRKFKCETCLKPFYDKQSVREHLTVHSNMRDEICNVCDKGFGSRKQLRQHQLIHNPEKNYECKICGKRFAQCAGLSGHMKSHGTKFTTNNV from the exons ATGAGGAGAATTGGACAATCTGGTATTTTTACATTATATTACTATGATGCAATGAGTTTTCTGCGCAATATAATgccaaaattcaaacaaaaaatatcTCAA GCTACATCGCAACAAATAAGTAAGAAATACAGCCCACCACCGAGCCTTCTAAAAGATGAGGAATTAATCAACTTGGctgtaatatataaaaaatatacatgTCTTTGGGACGAAAATGATATTGCATACAGGTTTGGCAATAGACGTCGGGAAGCACTAAAAAGTgtatttgatgaaattaataaaacattaaaaGTCAAATTAACATACGATGATTTGCAAAAGGAAATTTCTTTACTGCGAAAACTGTGTTCAatggagaaaaaagaaaaaattgcttGTAAACGAAATAAACTACTATATACGCCTAGATCCCTTTATTCTGATCATATTGCTTACTTAGAGCCCGATGTCACACCTTACCAGTGCTCAATATGTGATAAAATCTTTTCTGGTGCACAACAACGGAAGCATCATGAAGCATCACACGATGGCTCCTTGCCATTCAAATGTAAAATTTGTTGGCGTGGCTTTAAACTAACATCGAATTTAGCCGTTCATCTTCGTAGGCATGCACAGGACTATACGCACAAGTGTGAAATATGTAATAAGCCTTGTGCAACAACTACTGAATTGAAAACCCATATGCGATGTCATACTGGTGAGAAACCTTATGTTTGTGCTATATGTGGTAAAAAATTTCCATCAAGTGTGGCACTTTCATGCCATATGCTTCGTCATCAGCAAAAACGGAAATTCAAGTGTGAAACTTGCTTAAAGCCATTCTATGATAAACAAAGCGTACGTGAACACTTGACTGTGCACTCAAATATGCGTGATGAAATATGCAATGTTTGTGACAAAGGTTTTGGTAGCAGAAAACAATTGCGGCAGCATCAGCTGATTCATAACCCTGAAAAGAATTATGAATGTAAAATATGCGGAAAACGTTTTGCGCAATGTGCTGGCCTTAGCGGGCATATGAAGTCGCATGGTACAAAGTTTACAACAAACAacgtttaa